In Corallococcus silvisoli, the genomic stretch GTCGATGCGGCCGGCCGTGTCCAGCAGCTTGTACTTGCCGGTGAAGAACGGGTGGCAGTTCGAGCAGACTTCCACGCTGAACGAGCCGCGGGTGGACTTGGTCTCGACGACGTTGCCGCAAGCGCAGGTGATGCGGGCGGGCGGATAGACCGGGTGCAGTTCGGGCTTCATGTGCTTCTCTCCAGTGCGCCTTGCCCCCACCCAGGATGGGTTGGGAGGTCCAGCGTTGTAGGTGGGTCGGGGCTTATAGCGACCGCCCCGCTCTTTCTCAAGGATGCGCGAGGCCCCCGGGGGTTTCCCCAGGGCCGTCCCCGGGGGAGGAGCCCCCGGACCCGGCCGGGGGACGGCCAGGGGGGCGGGGGCTAGGTGGGACTGGCGGTGGCGGCCGGGGGGAGGGCCTTCGCCGGGGGGGCGGCCCGCCACAGGCGCTTCGCGGTGAGGGCCATGAACAGCCCCATGGTGCCATTGAGGTACAGCCAGGCGATGTGGAGGTGGTGCTTGGTGGTCCAGAACCACACCATCATGGCCAGGTTGAGGACGTAGACGAGCGCCACCACGCCCAGCGCGGAGAGGATGCCCGCCCGCCGCTTGAAGATGAGCAGGGCGATGGTGAGCGGGTTCAGGACGGTGAACAGCTCGTTCACGACCACGAACGGCATGGGCTGGGGGTCGGCCGGATCATTGGCGAACAGACCGAAGGTCTTCACGATGTAGACGTGCGCCAGGGTGCCGACGGAGAAGCACACGAACCAGACGGCCAGGATGAGGCGGTTGGGCCATGGCGAGCCCGCGCGGGATGTCTCAGATGTCTCAACGGTCATGACTTCTCCTCCAACAAGGCCTCGCGTAGCAGCGCGGCCACGTGTCGCACGTACGGCTCCTGCATGAGCTGGTGGTGTCCCCCAGCAACGTCCTTCACGTCCAGTCCC encodes the following:
- the rpmE gene encoding 50S ribosomal protein L31 codes for the protein MKPELHPVYPPARITCACGNVVETKSTRGSFSVEVCSNCHPFFTGKYKLLDTAGRIDRFKKKYANNAPAAKKGAKAAEPEKA